From Anopheles arabiensis isolate DONGOLA chromosome 3, AaraD3, whole genome shotgun sequence, a single genomic window includes:
- the LOC120899923 gene encoding trifunctional purine biosynthetic protein adenosine-3, which produces MVQDSGALKKVLVIGGGGREHAICWKMARSERVDTVHVLPGSPGIAALPKVQLVSGVSVKDFSAIVAWCKLNQIDLVAVGPEDPLADGLADALQTAGIKCFGPGRRGAQIEADKNWSKDFMHRHGIPTARYASFTDAAEAKAFIRSAPYAALVVKASGLAAGKGVIVAETIDEACAAVDDILGERRFGAAGEVVVVEEKLSGEEVSVLAFVDSRTVRVMLPAQDHKRLMDHDRGPNTGGMGAYCPCPIIKPAQLDLVVREVLQRAVDGLRAEGIKYNGVLYAGMMLTPNGPKTLEFNCRFGDPETQVILPLLESDLYEVMEATCDDRLHEINLKFRAGLSAVGVVMASKGYPETSTKGCVITGLDAVAARPEHLVFHSGVARNERGEFVTNGGRVLITVVLHSDLKQAAAHATSACSTAISFDGSQHRLDIAQKAFKHQSLSYKSSGVDIDAGDALVQRIKPLARGTNRPGVVGGLGGFGGLFRLNDATYINREGKTVRYNDPVLVQGTDGVGTKLKLAETLNCWDTIGIDLVAMCANDVLCAGAEPLAFLDYIACGRLEVPTAAMIVKGIAEGCRETNCALLGGETAEMPSMYEKGKYDLAGYCVGVVEHDQILPHVDRIREGDLVIGLPSSGVHSNGFSLVNRILERTGTKLTDPAPFSEDGRSTFGEELLTPTSLYVTPLLPLLRQGGDTVKALAHITGGGLVENVPRVLPDALGVEVDFAEVKIPPIFGWLAAAGNVTEREMLRTFNCGIGMVVIVSQNDRTWKEKLTPHGAVLLGRVTRRARGTDQVVVKNFTQAIAKVAANYVPAKKSPTAISYKDSGVDIGAGDELVQRIKPFAKSTNRPGVMGGLGGFGGLFRLRDTGMNLDDPILVLGTDGVGTKLKIAQDCGLHGTVGIDLVAMCVNDIICNGADPLAFLDYYACGQLDVPVAAKVIEGIAEGCRQGNSALLGGETAEMPGMYAKGVYDLAGFSLGIAERSKMLPRMDCICPGDVILGLPSSGVHSNGFSLVHKILEFTGHTYNDVAPFSATGKSFAEELLVPTRIYVRELQSLLAEGLVKALAHITGGGFTENIPRVLPAGVAAFLDLTELHIPPIFGWMAQAGNVTADEMLRTFNCGIGMVLVVATEHKHTVLQRLRSAGGTALGTVVKKSDPLGQRVIVQRFEDTLRMSQITCSLPKKRIAVLISGSGSNLQALIDATRSSIFGIRGEIVMVVSNKAGVFGLERAAKAGIPSKVILHKDYNTRELFDAAVSKVLEQERIELVCLAGFMRILSEGFVKRWKGSLINIHPALLPRHKGIHAQRQALEAGDVESGCTVHFVDEGVDTGAIILQERVPILRGDTEEALTERIHQAEHVAYPKALRLVANGVATLGQDGTLQWMS; this is translated from the exons ATGGTACAGGACAGTGGTGCCCTCAAGAAGGTGCTGGTGATCGGTGGCGGTGGCCGTGAACATGCCATCTGCTGGAAGATGGCCCGCAGTGAACGGGTGGACACGGTGCACGTGCTCCCCGGCAGTCCCGGCATTGCGGCTCTTCCGAAGGTGCAACTAGTGTCCGGTGTTAGCGTGAAGGACTTTAGT GCCATCGTAGCCTGGTGCAAGCTGAACCAGATCGATCTGGTAGCGGTCGGCCCGGAGGACCCGCTGGCCGATGGGCTGGCCGACGCGCTGCAGACGGCCGGCATCAAATGCTTCGGCCCCGGGCGGCGCGGTGCACAGATCGAGGCGGACAAGAACTGGTCGAAAGATTTCATGCACCGGCACGGCATACCGACGGCCCGGTACGCCAGCTTCACCGATGCAGCCGAAGCGAAAGCATTCATCCGCAGCGCACCGTACGCGGCACTGGTGGTGAAGGCGAGCGGGCTAGCCGCCGGCAAGGGTGTGATCGTGGCGGAAACGATTGACGAAGCGTGCGCCGCCGTGGACGACATCCTCGGCGAGCGGCGGTTCGGGGCGGCCGGCGAGGTCGTCGTCGTGGAGGAGAAGCTGTCCGGCGAGGAAGTGTCCGTGCTGGCGTTCGTGGATTCGCGCACCGTGCGCGTGATGCTGCCGGCGCAGGATCATAAGCGCTTGATGGACCACGATCGTGGACCGAATACGGGCGGCATGGGCGCGTACTGTCCCTGTCCGATCATCAAACCGGCCCAGCTGGATCTGGTCGTGCGGGAGGTGTTGCAGCGTGCGGTGGATGGACTGCGAGCGGAGGGCATCAAGTACAAcg GTGTTTTGTACGCTGGCATGATGCTCACGCCGAACGGGCCAAAAACGCTCGAATTCAACTGCCGGTTCGGCGATCCGGAAACGCAGGTCATCCTGCCACTGCTCGAGAGCGATCTGTACGAGGTGATGGAGGCGACCTGCGACGATCGGCTGCACGAGATCAATCTCAAGTTCCGGGCCGGGCTGAGCGCGGTCGGTGTAGTGATGGCCAGCAAGGGCTACCCGGAAACATCCACCAAGGGCTGCGTTATCacag GACTGGACGCTGTTGCTGCACGCCCGGAGCATCTCGTGTTCCATTCCGGAGTGGCCCGGAACGAGCGCGGAGAGTTTGTGACGAACGGTGGCCGGGTGCTGATTACCGTCGTGCTGCATAGCGACCTGAAGCAGGCTGCGGCGCACGCTACGTCCGCCTGCAGCACCGCGATCAGCTTCGACGGTTCGCAGCACCGGTTGGACATCGCGCAGAAAGCATTCAAACA ccaaAGTTTGTCGTACAAATCGAGCGGCGTCGACATTGACGCGGGTGACGCGCTGGTGCAGCGCATCAAACCGTTGGCACGTGGTACAAATCGTCCCGGAGTGGTGGGAGGACTCGGTGGGTTTGGTGGATTGTTCCGTTTGAACGAT GCGACGTACATCAACCGCGAAGGCAAAACGGTGCGCTACAATGACCCGGTGCTGGTGCAGGGTACGGACGGTGTCGGTACGAAGCTGAAGCTGGCCGAAACGCTCAACTGCTGGGACACGATCGGTATCGATCTGGTGGCAATGTGCGCCAACGATGTGCTGTGCGCCGGGGCGGAACCGCTCGCCTTCCTGGACTACATCGCCTGCGGTCGGCTGGAGGTGCCGACGGCGGCAATGATCGTGAAGGGCATTGCGGAGGGTTGCCGCGAGACGAACTGTGCCCTGCTCGGCGGTGAGACGGCCGAAATGCCCTCGATGTACGAGAAGGGCAAGTACGATCTGGCCGGCTACTGTGTCGGGGTGGTCGAGCACGACCAAATCTTGCCGCACGTCGATCGCATTCGGGAGGGCGATCTGGTGATCGGTCTGCCGTCGAGCGGTGTGCACAGCAACGGGTTCAGCTTGGTGAACCGCATCCTCGAGCGTACCGGCACGAAGCTAACCGATCCGGCACCGTTCAGCGAGGACGGCCGCAGCACGTTCGGCGAGGAACTGCTCACACCGACGAGCTTGTACGTGACGCCTCTGCTACCGTTGCTGCGGCAGGGGGGCGACACGGTGAAAGCGCTGGCCCACATTACCGGCGGTGGGCTGGTGGAAAATGTGCCCCGCGTCCTGCCCGATGCGCTGGGCGTGGAGGTGGACTTTGCCGAGGTGAAAATTCCACCCATCTTCGGATGGCTGGCGGCGGCCGGTAACGTGACCGAGCGGGAAATGCTGCGTACGTTCAACTGTGGCATCGGTATGGTGGTGATCGTGTCGCAGAACGATCGCACGTGGAAGGAAAAGCTGACGCCGCACGGTGCGGTACTGTTAGGGCGCGTTACGCGCCGAGCACGCGGCACCGATCAGGTGGTGGTGAAAAACTTTACCCAAGCAATCGCGAAGGTGGCGGCAAATTACGTACCGGCCAAGAAATCGCCCACCGCCATATCGTACAAGGACAGCGGGGTGGACATCGGTGCGGGCGATGAGCTGGTGCAGCGGATTAAACCGTTCGCCAAGTCCACCAACCGGCCCGGTGTGATGGGTGGGCTCGGTGGTTTCGGTGGCCTGTTCAGGCTGCGCGACACGGGCATGAATCTGGACGATCCCATACTCGTGCTAGGGACGGACGGCGTCGGCACGAAGCTGAAGATTGCGCAGGATTGCGGACTGCACGGTACTGTCGGCATCGATCTGGTGGCCATGTGCGTGAACGACATCATCTGCAACGGTGCAGATCCGCTCGCGTTTCTCGATTACTACGCCTGCGGCCAGCTAGACGTACCGGTCGCGGCAAAGGTGATCGAGGGCATTGCGGAAGGCTGCCGCCAAGGCAACAGTGCCCTGCTCGGGGGCGAAACGGCCGAAATGCCGGGCATGTACGCGAAGGGCGTGTACGATCTGGCTGGCTTTTCGCTGGGAATAGCCGAGCGCAGCAAGATGCTGCCGCGTATGGACTGCATCTGCCCGGGCGACGTTATCCTGGGACTGCCGTCGAGCGGTGTGCACAGCAATGGGTTCAGCTTGGTGCACAAGATACTGGAATTCACCGGCCACACGTACAACGATGTGGCACCGTTCAGTGCGACGGGGAAATCGTTCGCCGAGGAGCTGCTCGTCCCGACCCGCATCTATGTGCGCGAGCTGCAGTCCCTGCTGGCGGAAGGGTTGGTGAAGGCGCTCGCCCACATCACGGGCGGCGGGTTTACGGAAAACATTCCCCGCGTCCTGCCGGCCGGCGTGGCCGCCTTCCTCGACCTTACCGAGCTGCACATTCCGCCCATCTTCGGCTGGATGGCGCAGGCGGGCAATGTAACGGCGGACGAAATGTTGCGCACGTTTAACTGCGGCATCGGCATGGTGCTGGTCGTGGCCACCGAACACAAGCACACCGTGCTGCAGCGTCTACGCAGCGCTGGTGGAACGGCTCTCGGTACGGTGGTGAAAAAATCGGACCCCCTCGGTCAGCGTGTCATCGTGCAGAGGTTCGAGGATACGCTGCGGATGTCGCAGATTACGTGCTCGCTGCCGAAGAAACGGATCGCCGTACTCATATCCGGCTCGGGCAGCAACCTCCAGGCACTGATCGATGCCACCCGCAGTTCGATCTTTGGCATTCGGGGCGAAATTGTGATGGTGGTGTCGAACAAGGCGGGCGTCTTCGGGCTGGAACGGGCGGCAAAGGCCGGCATTCCTTCGAAAGTTATCCTGCACAAAGACTACAACACGCGGGAACTGTTTGATGCGGCCGTGTCTAAGGTGCTCGAGCAGGAACGCATCGAGCTTGTGTGTCTGGCCGGCTTTATGCGCATCCTTTCCGAAGGATTCGTGAAGCGCTGGAAGGGTTCGCTGATTAACATTCATCCAGCGCTGCTGCCCCGCCACAAGGGTATCCATGCGCAGCGGCAGGCGCTCGAGGCGGGAGACGTTGAATCGGGCTGTACGGTTCACTTTGTGGATGAAGGCGTTGACACGGGCGCAATCATCCTGCAGGAGCGCGTCCCGATTCTAAGAGGCGACACCGAGGAAGCACTTACCGAGCGCATTCACCAAGCGGAACACGTGGCGTACCCGAAGGCACTACGGTTGGTGGCGAACGGTGTGGCCACTCTCGGGCAGGATGGCACACTGCAGTGGATGAGCTAA
- the LOC120899926 gene encoding dnaJ homolog subfamily C member 28 — translation MLTNKTFPAVSLVQHYGSSFCFRMVHTRRGELYNKCYRLLGVNEQSDQNTVRQAYLTLVKKLHPDSGHPEASAERFQEVDSAFRILQEKFAKARRGIVEDLREEVKVYDIKHTAPQHRQYLSFDGIGYGTPAQRQKQYQTVRAAKAQERVLEHRLSKAQATETAVMKKGDYFKKHEIKTKYGYDRVVEDLIQEAISRGDFSNLSGFGKPLPDHQSQNPYVDFTTHKMNKIMLDNGFTPEWITLHKDIRQAVDALKEDLRRLRAKLGPLPLSVREEQQWEKWLEQQQEEVTKINKMIDKFNLIVPMMNKQMVQLSLERVGNEVLEKGKHREEMVEDARQSTAKTTQTDATNRSSVLGFIGSLFS, via the exons ATGCTTACGAATAAAACCTTCCCAGCTGTTTCGCTGGTGCAGCATTATGGGAGCTCTTTCTGCTTCAGGATGGTCCACACACGGCGGGGCGAATTATATAAT AAATGCTACCGCCTGCTGGGTGTAAATGAACAGTCCGACCAGAACACGGTCCGGCAGGCTTACCTGACGCTGGTGAAAAAGCTACACCCCGACAGTGGCCACCCGGAAGCGAGCGCGGAACGATTCCAGGAAGTGGATAGCGCCTTTCGCATACTGCAGGAAAAGTTTGCCAAAGCGCGCCGTGGCATCGTGGAGGACCTGCGCGAGGAGGTGAAGGTGTACGACATCAAACACACTGCCCCGCAGCACCGCCAGTACCTGAGCTTCGATGGGATCGGGTACGGTACGCCCGCCCAGCGCCAAAAGCAATACCAGACGGTGCGCGCCGCCAAAGCGCAGGAACGCGTGCTCGAACATCGGCTCTCGAAGGCGCAAGCGACAGAAACGGCTGTTATGAAGAAGGGTGACTACTTTAAGAAGCACGAAATCAAAACCAAGTACGGCTACGATCGTGTCGTCGAGGATCTGATCCAGGAAGCGATCTCGAGGGGAGATTTCAGCAATCTGTCCGGGTTTGGCAAACCCCTGCCCGACCATCAGTCACAAAACCCGTACGTGGACTTTACCACGCACAAGATGAACAAGATCATGCTCGACAATGGGTTCACGCCCGAATGGATAACGCTGCACAAGGACATACGGCAGGCGGTAGATGCGCTGAAGGAAGATTTGCGCCGGCTGCGCGCCAAGCTAGGCCCCCTACCGTTGAGCGTGCGCGAGGAGCAACAGTGGGAGAAGTggctcgagcagcagcaggaggaggtGACAAAGATTAACAAAATGATCGATAAATTTAATCTGATCGTGCCGATGATGAACAAGCAAATGGTTCAACTGAGTCTGGAGCGCGTGGGCAACGAAGTGCTAGAGAAAGGGAAACACAGAGAAGAGATGGTAGAAGACGCTAGGCAATCGACGGCGAAAACGACACAAACTGATGCCACCAATAGGTCAAGTGTTTTAGGATTTATTGGTTCCTTGTTTAGTTGA
- the LOC120905201 gene encoding translocation protein SEC62, translating into MAEKRRAKKRKDEYSGPGGAEQEIEKASKDEYKVAKWLKSNVPTKKTKFLNHNVEYFSAIKAIDALLASKFAQGDNCLFPHRQAVIDFMGDMLYHKFFHRARKVPVSEQELRGKNSKKAAAEALVTASSAKDGSKQTATKEERATDAESSHAEGSKAVAEAVAEKRKRKIRLEMHPEQLFIDGHEAYVWLYDPIPMHYWIFGALLVVGAIVICLFPLWPPLLRKGVYYLSIAAAGFLVFILGLVVLRCILFCLVWVVTGGKHHFWLLPNLTEDVGFFASFWPLYNHEYKDGQSGTEKGSKKTKKRKRDKDSGGEEESTTAGNIPPTIDEVKERDTEESGKSSPAPAAEGLRHRGAKQQQQQPQESSPLSVPPVTIAESIDEEQNSGTPSESDSEGSQRSSTGKDFEMVEPDEVDTS; encoded by the exons ATGGCGGAGAAACGACGTGCCAAGAAGCGAAAGGAT GAATACAGCGGTCCCGGAGGCGCAGAACAGGAGATCGAGAAAGCTTCCAAGGATGAGTACAAGGTGGCAAAATGGCTCAAATCGAACGTACCGACGAAAAAGACCAAATTTCTGAATCACAATGTGGAATACTTTTCTG cCATCAAAGCAATCGATGCACTGCTTGCGTCAAAGTTTGCCCAGGGTGACAACTGTCTCTTTCCGCACCGGCAGGCCGTGATTGATTTTATGGGCGATATGCTGTACCACAAGTTTTTCCACCGCGCCCGAAAGGTCCCGGTCAGCGAGCAGGAACTGCGCGGGAAGAACAGCAAAAAGGCGGCCGCAGAGGCCTTGGTGACGGCCAGCTCGGCTAAGGATGGCTCTAAACAAACGGCGACAAAGGAGGAACGGGCAACCGACGCGGAAAGTAGCCACGCGGAGGGCAGCAAGGCGGTGGCGGAAGCGGTAGCGGAAAAGCGAAAGCGCAAGATCCGTCTAGAGATGCACCCGGAGCAGCTGTTTATCGATGGGCACGAGGCGTACGTATGGCTGTACGATCCGATCCCGATGCATTACTGGATCTTTGGCGCACTGCTGGTGGTGGGCGCGATCGTCATCTGTCTATTCCCGCTGTGGCCACCGCTGCTGCGAAAGGGTGTGTACTATCTGAGTATAGCGGCGGCCGGGTTTTTGGTGTTTATTCTCGGCCTGGTCGTGTTGCGGTGCATCCTGTTCTGTCTGGTGTGGGTGGTGACCGGTGGAAAGCACCACTTCTGGCTGCTACCGAATCTGACGGAAGATGTCGGCTTCTTTGCCTCCTTCTGGCCACTGTACAAT CATGAATACAAGGACGGTCAGAGTGGCACCGAGAAGGGTAGTAAGAAgacgaaaaaacgaaaacgcgACAAGGATAGTGGCGGCGAAGAGGAGAGTACCACCGCCGGCAATATCCCACCGACGATCGACGAGGTGAAGGAGCGTGACACTGAGGAAAGCGGCAAATCTTCACCAGCGCCGGCAGCCGAAGGGTTAAGGCATCGTGGAgctaagcagcagcagcagcagccgcaggaATCTTCACCATTGTCTGTCCCACCGGTCACAATTGCCGAGTCGATCGACGAGGAGCAAAA CTCCGGAACACCGTCGGAAAGTGACTCGGAAGGCTCGCAGCGCTCCTCCACGGGGAAGGACTTTGAGATGGTCGAGCCGGATGAGGTGGATACCTCGTAA
- the LOC120905200 gene encoding sodium channel protein Nach isoform X2, translating into MNHHKSNASARSGRKRAEKFIGQADSNGPVGWLLRLFKSISTFVLIFLEQGAVHGLAYLGKPLLHILERLFWLVLIVVSIYFSVVLSFVSWERYQSKSTVVAIEKDHYYWNTSMPSLTICPLKRIYRPYLLNYCSKNGITKEEDQAELFDFLESLANSTFINFQNIKHSDNVDSLLDVLQIQPENYMKIIYNLTRDLTRLDDTELRVRTQSNLEFLRTHQTLTEYGICYTTNSFISSNLTASLLLTGRELPLDDFYSTRTVHNVRYGNLFDGDITYSFIGFEPPITIFYHSPYETLNIAKYQPLTNEAHEYETFSIEIVTTKDFKEDTTISQRGCRFHYESNLTHYSIYTKGICLQECRIQLAYKLCGCIPHFYPNPEGPRAKKVCHYKQLIKCFPRYQKLFLEFKQDINDKKGIPCYCEQNCVDSKVIIEHRQVLKQTQKLIGSIGGLIVVKRYPLVRFSRQLLFTFTDLLVSIGGTAGFFLGFSVLGMVEILYFFTLRLLWYIVGRR; encoded by the exons ATGAACCATCATAAATCAAACGCATCTGCCCGGAGTGGTAGAAAACGGGCGGAAAAGTTCATCGGACAAGCGGACTCGAACGGCCCTGTCGGTTGGTTGCTGAGACTGTTCAAATCAATCAGCACGTTTGTGTTAATCTTTCTCGAGCAAGGTGCAGTGCATGGGTTGGCCTATTTGGGTAAACCGTTGCTGCATATTCTGGAAAG ACTCTTCTGGTTAGTGCTGATTGTCGTGTCTATTTATTTCTCCGTCGTGTTGAGCTTTGTGTCCTGGGAGCGTTATCAGAGCAAGAGTACGGTCGTTGCGATCGAAAAGGATCACTACTACTGGAACACTTCTATGCCGAGTCTTACTATTTGTCCGCTTAAACGTATTTATCGACCATATTTACTGAACTATTGCAG CAAAAATGGCATCACTAAAGAGGAAGATCAAGCCGAGCTGTTCGACTTTCTGGAATCGTTGGCCAACTCGACCTTTATCAACTTTCAGAACATCAAGCACAGTGACAATGTGGAC AGCCTGCTGGACGTACTTCAGATTCAGCCGGAAAACTACATGAAGATTATATACAATCTTACCCGCGATCTGACCCGCCTGGACGACACGGAGCTGCGCGTTCGGACGCAAAGCAACCTGGAGTTCTTACGCACCCATCAAACACTCACCGAGTACGGTATCTGCTACACCACCAACAGTTTTATCTCGTCCAATTTAACCGCAAG TTTGTTGCTGACCGGGAGGGAGCTACCGTTGGACGATTTCTACTCGACGCGTACAGTGCACAATGTCCGGTACGGGAACCTTTTCGACGGCGACATCACGTACAGCTTTATTGGCTTTGAGCCACCGATTACG ATCTTTTATCACAGCCCTTATGAAACACTGAACATCGCAAAGTATCAGCCACTGACGAACGAGGCACATGAGTATGAAACGTTTTCTATCGAAATTGTCACCACGAAGGACTTTAAAGA GGATACTACCATCTCCCAGCGAGGCTGCCGGTTTCATTACGAGTCCAACCTGACGCACTATTCCATCTACACTAAGGGCATCTGTCTGCAAGAGTGTCGCATTCAGCTGGCGTACAAACTGTGTGGATGTATTCCTCATTTCTATCCTAATCCTG AAGGACCAAGAGCAAAGAAAGTGTGCCACTACAAGCAGCTGATAAAGTGTTTTCCGCGCTACCAGAAGCTGTTCCTCGAGTTCAAGCAGGACATTAACGACAAAAAGGGTATACCGTGCTACTGCGAGCAGAACTGTGTCGACTCGAAAGTTATCATCGAGCACAGACAG GTTCTGAAGCAAACGCAAAAGCTTATCGGCAGCATCGGTGGGCTGATTGTTGTGAAGCGCTACCCTTTGGTACGGTTCAGCCGGCAGCTACTGTTTACCTTCACTGATTTGTTGG TATCGATTGGAGGTACGGCCGGATTTTTCCTTGGTTTCAGTGTGCTCGGTATGGTGGAAATACTGTACTTTTTCACCCTCCGTTTGTTGTGGTATATTGTGGGACGACGTTAG
- the LOC120905200 gene encoding uncharacterized protein LOC120905200 isoform X1 — MNHHKSNASARSGRKRAEKFIGQADSNGPVGWLLRLFKSISTFVLIFLEQGAVHGLAYLGKPLLHILERLFWLVLIVVSIYFSVVLSFVSWERYQSKSTVVAIEKDHYYWNTSMPSLTICPLKRIYRPYLLNYCSKNGITKEEDQAELFDFLESLANSTFINFQNIKHSDNVDSLLDVLQIQPENYMKIIYNLTRDLTRLDDTELRVRTQSNLEFLRTHQTLTEYGICYTTNSFISSNLTASLLLTGRELPLDDFYSTRTVHNVRYGNLFDGDITYSFIGFEPPITIFYHSPYETLNIAKYQPLTNEAHEYETFSIEIVTTKDFKEDTTISQRGCRFHYESNLTHYSIYTKGICLQECRIQLAYKLCGCIPHFYPNPEGPRAKKVCHYKQLIKCFPRYQKLFLEFKQDINDKKGIPCYCEQNCVDSKVIIEHRQVMAACCETEGEIVLRFLRFTTVNPLLIELCCNCGVSTVSHQKSTFRWDLLCTVQLPLLLHPSVHVSVSLHPTGSEANAKAYRQHRWADCCEALPFGTVQPAATVYLH, encoded by the exons ATGAACCATCATAAATCAAACGCATCTGCCCGGAGTGGTAGAAAACGGGCGGAAAAGTTCATCGGACAAGCGGACTCGAACGGCCCTGTCGGTTGGTTGCTGAGACTGTTCAAATCAATCAGCACGTTTGTGTTAATCTTTCTCGAGCAAGGTGCAGTGCATGGGTTGGCCTATTTGGGTAAACCGTTGCTGCATATTCTGGAAAG ACTCTTCTGGTTAGTGCTGATTGTCGTGTCTATTTATTTCTCCGTCGTGTTGAGCTTTGTGTCCTGGGAGCGTTATCAGAGCAAGAGTACGGTCGTTGCGATCGAAAAGGATCACTACTACTGGAACACTTCTATGCCGAGTCTTACTATTTGTCCGCTTAAACGTATTTATCGACCATATTTACTGAACTATTGCAG CAAAAATGGCATCACTAAAGAGGAAGATCAAGCCGAGCTGTTCGACTTTCTGGAATCGTTGGCCAACTCGACCTTTATCAACTTTCAGAACATCAAGCACAGTGACAATGTGGAC AGCCTGCTGGACGTACTTCAGATTCAGCCGGAAAACTACATGAAGATTATATACAATCTTACCCGCGATCTGACCCGCCTGGACGACACGGAGCTGCGCGTTCGGACGCAAAGCAACCTGGAGTTCTTACGCACCCATCAAACACTCACCGAGTACGGTATCTGCTACACCACCAACAGTTTTATCTCGTCCAATTTAACCGCAAG TTTGTTGCTGACCGGGAGGGAGCTACCGTTGGACGATTTCTACTCGACGCGTACAGTGCACAATGTCCGGTACGGGAACCTTTTCGACGGCGACATCACGTACAGCTTTATTGGCTTTGAGCCACCGATTACG ATCTTTTATCACAGCCCTTATGAAACACTGAACATCGCAAAGTATCAGCCACTGACGAACGAGGCACATGAGTATGAAACGTTTTCTATCGAAATTGTCACCACGAAGGACTTTAAAGA GGATACTACCATCTCCCAGCGAGGCTGCCGGTTTCATTACGAGTCCAACCTGACGCACTATTCCATCTACACTAAGGGCATCTGTCTGCAAGAGTGTCGCATTCAGCTGGCGTACAAACTGTGTGGATGTATTCCTCATTTCTATCCTAATCCTG AAGGACCAAGAGCAAAGAAAGTGTGCCACTACAAGCAGCTGATAAAGTGTTTTCCGCGCTACCAGAAGCTGTTCCTCGAGTTCAAGCAGGACATTAACGACAAAAAGGGTATACCGTGCTACTGCGAGCAGAACTGTGTCGACTCGAAAGTTATCATCGAGCACAGACAGGTAATGGCTGCTTGTTGCGAAACCGAAGGCGAAATCGTATTGCGTTTTCTAAGATTTACAACAGTAAATCCCCTCTTAATCGAATTGTGCTGCAATTGCGGTGTGTCAACCGTTTCACACCAGAAGAGCACGTTCCGGTGGGATTTACTCTGCACCGTGCAACTGccattgctgctgcatccatCCGTTCACGTGTCCGTTTCCCTCCATCCTACAGGTTCTGAAGCAAACGCAAAAGCTTATCGGCAGCATCGGTGGGCTGATTGTTGTGAAGCGCTACCCTTTGGTACGGTTCAGCCGGCAGCTACTGTTTACCTTCACTGA
- the LOC120905202 gene encoding protein obstructor-E — protein sequence MIISREATVKMKAVAKFSLSFLVLVSVIFGLSTAQTQLRRQYELNRRTPGSGPAVRNREPAASDAPVRSPVRQQGPVQASASDEIDPELSENCPEPNGYFADAEQCDKYYQCRDGQITEKLCPDGMVFNDYDSDQEKCDLPFNIDCSKRPKLQTPIASLHCPRQNGYFASETGACDKFYYCVDGMFNMITCPEGLVFNPRTGICTWPDEAQKKGCSSEDVFKFTCPKVNETEGATHPRYADPDDCQFFYVCINGETPRRNGCKLGQAFDDVAKHCEWARKVPDCADWYKDRLTDKQLEELENPPTPKPKPANSPSKVSRRRPSKRPKQPVDDSE from the exons ATGATTATTAGTCGTGAGGCGACCGTCAAGATGAAAGCAGTGGCCAAGTTCAGTCTCAGTTTCCTAGTGCTCGTCAGTGTGATCTTCG GACTCTCCACTGCCCAGACGCAGCTCCGAAGGCAGTATGAGCTAAACCGGCGAACACCGGGCAGTGGCCCCGCGGTACGCAACCGTGAGCCTGCCGCGTCCGACGCACCAGTCCGCAGCCCAGTGCGTCAGCAGGGCCCGGTACAGGCGTCCGCCTCGGACGAGATTGATCCGGAGCTGTCGGAAAATTGTCCTGAGCCGAACGGATACTTTGCAGATGCGGAACAGTGTGACAAGTACTACCAGTGCCGCGATGGACAGATTACGGAGAAACTGTGCCCGGACGGTATGGTGTTCAACGATTACGACTCCGATCAGGAGAAGTGCGATCTGCCCTTCAACATTGACTGCAGCAAACGCCCGAAGCTCC AGACACCCATAGCGTCCCTGCACTGCCCCCGCCAGAACGGTTATTTTGCCAGCGAGACTGGTGCGTGCGATAAGTTCTACTACTGTGTGGACGGTATGTTCAACATGATCACCTGCCCGGAAGGGTTGGTGTTTAATCCACGCACCGGCATCTGCACCTGGCCGGACGAGGCCCAGAAGAAGGGCTGCTCGTCGGAGGACGTGTTCAAGTTTACCTGCCCGAAGGTGAACGAAACCGAGGGAGCTACGCATCCTCGCTATGCCGATCCGGACGATTGTCAGTTCTTCTACGTGTGCATCAACGGTGAAACACCGCGCCGCAACGGGTGCAAACTCGGACAGGCGTTCGACGATGTGGCCAAGCACTGCGAGTGGGCCCGAAAGGTGCCAGATTG TGCCGACTGGTATAAGGATCGTCTTACCGACAAGCAGCTCGAGGAGCTGGAAAATCCACCGACACCCAAGCCGAAGCCTGCCAACAGCCCGTCGAAGGTTTCCCGTCGACGTCCGTCCAAGCGACCGAAGCAACCGGTTGATGATTCGGAATAG